From a region of the Alnus glutinosa chromosome 1, dhAlnGlut1.1, whole genome shotgun sequence genome:
- the LOC133867682 gene encoding glutathione S-transferase U17-like, giving the protein MAESVVKLLGSWPSPVVMRARIALNIKAVEYEFLEETFEPKSQLLLQSNPVYKKIPVLIHADKPICESLVIVQYIDDVWTSGPSILPSDPYDRAIHRFWAAYVDDKFYPTVRSIQAAQGEEARKALVEQVGEGLALLEEAFGKCSKGKAFFGGDGIGFLDIAFGCYLGGLRVTEKMYEVKLLDEAKTPGLVKWADRFCSDGAVKGVMPETEKLMEFAKFVMAKMRGAPPK; this is encoded by the exons ATGGCGGAAAGTGTAGTGAAGCTTCTGGGTTCATGGCCAAGCCCAGTTGTGATGAGGGCTCGGATTGCCCTTAACATCAAAGCTGTTGAGTATGAGTTTCTTGAAGAGACGTTTGAGCCTAAGAGCCAGCTTCTTCTCCAATCCAATCCTGTCTACAAGAAAATCCCGGTTCTCATCCATGCTGACAAGCCCATCTGCGAGTCCCTCGTCATTGTTCAATACATTGACGACGTCTGGACCTCCGGTCCCTCCATCCTCCCTTCTGATCCTTATGATCGTGCTATTCATCGATTTTGGGCTGCCTACGTTGACGACAAg TTTTATCCGACTGTGAGAAGCATTCAGGCTGCCCAAGGAGAGGAGGCCAGGAAGGCATTGGTGGAGCAAGTGGGTGAAGGGCTTGCGCTGTTGGAGGAAGCCTTTGGCAAGTGTAGCAAAGGGAAGGCTTTCTTTGGTGGAGATGGAATTGGGTTCTTGGATATTGCTTTCGGGTGCTACTTGGGGGGGCTGAGGGTGACAGAGAAGATGTATGAGGTGAAGCTGCTCGACGAAGCGAAGACTCCTGGGCTGGTGAAATGGGCTGACAGGTTCTGTTCTGATGGTGCTGTTAAAGGTGTTATGCCGGAGACCGAGAAGCTTATGGAGTTTGCTAAGTTTGTCATGGCCAAAATGAGAGGAGCTCCTCCTAAGTAA
- the LOC133867676 gene encoding glutathione S-transferase U17-like, protein MAKSEVKLLGAWPSPYVMRAQIALNLKAVEYEFLEETFGSKSQLLLQSNPVYKKIPVLIHADKPICESLVIVQYIDDVWTSGPSILPSDPYDRAIHRFWAAYVDEKFFPTMRGIAAAQGEEARKALVEQVGEGLALLEEAFDKCSKGKAFFGGDRIGFLDIAFGCFLGWLRATEKMNGVKLLDEAKTPGLVKWADRFCADGAVKGVMPETEKLMEFAKVLMAKMRGAPPK, encoded by the exons ATGGCGAAAAGTGAAGTTAAGCTTCTGGGTGCATGGCCAAGCCCATATGTGATGAGGGCTCAGATTGCTCTTAACCTCAAAGCTGTTGAGTATGAGTTTCTTGAAGAGACGTTTGGGTCTAAGAGCCAGCTTCTTCTCCAATCCAATCCTGTCTACAAGAAAATCCCGGTTCTCATCCATGCTGACAAGCCCATCTGCGAGTCCCTCGTCATTGTTCAGTACATTGACGACGTCTGGACCTCCGGTCCCTCCATCCTCCCTTCTGATCCTTATGATCGTGCGATTCACCGATTTTGGGCTGCCTACGTCGACGAAAAG TTCTTTCCGACAATGAGAGGCATTGCGGCTGCCCAAGGAGAGGAGGCCAGGAAGGCGTTGGTGGAGCAAGTGGGTGAAGGGCTTGCGCTGTTGGAGGAAGCCTTTGACAAGTGTAGCAAAGGGAAGGCTTTCTTTGGTGGAGATCGAATTGGGTTCCTGGATATTGCTTTCGGGTGCTTCTTGGGGTGGCTGAGGGCGACAGAGAAGATGAATGGGGTGAAGCTGCTCGACGAAGCGAAGACTCCTGGGCTGGTGAAATGGGCTGACAGGTTTTGTGCTGATGGTGCTGTTAAAGGTGTTATGCCGGAGACCGAGAAGCTTATGGAGTTTGCTAAGGTTCTCATGGCCAAAATGAGAGGAGCTCCTCCTAAGTAA
- the LOC133867689 gene encoding glutathione S-transferase U17-like produces the protein MTKSEVKLLGSWTSPFVMRARIAFNIKAVEYEFLEETLDPKSKLLLRSNPVYKKIPALIHADKPICESLVIVQYIDDVWTSGPSILPSDPYDRATHRFWAAYIDEKFFPTMRGIAAAQGEEARKALQEQLDEELVLLEEAFGKCSKGKAFFGGDGIGFLDIAFGCFLGWLRATEKMSGLKLLDKAKTPGLVKWADRFCADGSVKGVMLEPEKLVEFSMALMAKMRGAPPM, from the exons ATGACGAAAAGTGAAGTGAAGCTTCTGGGTTCATGGACAAGCCCATTTGTGATGAGGGCTCGGATTGCCTTTAACATCAAAGCTGTTGAGTATGAGTTTCTTGAAGAGACGTTGGATCCTAAGAGCAAGCTTCTTCTCCGATCCAATCCCGTCTACAAGAAAATCCCGGCTCTCATCCATGCCGACAAGCCCATCTGCGAGTCCCTCGTCATTGTTCAATACATTGACGACGTCTGGACCTCCGGTCCTTCCATCCTCCCTTCTGATCCTTATGATCGTGCTACTCACCGATTTTGGGCTGCCTACATCGACGAAAAG TTCTTCCCAACTATGAGAGGCATTGCGGCTGCCCAAGGAGAGGAAGCCAGGAAGGCGTTGCAGGAGCAATTGGATGAAGAGCTTGTGCTGTTGGAGGAAGCCTTTGGCAAGTGTAGCAAAGGGAAGGCCTTCTTTGGTGGAGATGGAATTGGGTTCCTGGATATTGCTTTCGGGTGCTTCTTGGGGTGGCTGAGGGCGACAGAGAAGATGAGTGGGTTGAAGCTGCTCGACAAAGCGAAGACTCCTGGGCTGGTGAAATGGGCTGACAGGTTTTGTGCCGATGGTTCTGTTAAAGGTGTTATGCTGGAGCCCGAGAAGCTTGTGGAGTTTTCTATGGCTCTCATGGCCAAGATGAGAGGAGCTCCTCCTATGTAA
- the LOC133867664 gene encoding HIPL1 protein-like, whose translation MKDCVALLLLIYHFLLLHYPSSSLPLCTDLRAPLIRKTPLVFCPYNGSVCCDSSKDLQLQKQFHAMDISHPGCAALMKSILCATCDQFSAQLFKVESGPRAVPVLCNSPLLANSSLSNKAASGYCSTVWDACQNVSILKSPFAPSLQGGGGVPAVDSSSSKLNELWQSKSVFCDTFGGSDRYGSICFDGEPVSLQKTETELLPPKGMCLEKIGNGSYLNMVAHPDGSNRAFFSEKSGKIWLATIPDQQSSGGSLELDGSSPFLDLTDRVFSDSSFGMMGMAFHPNFANNGRFFASFNCDKVKTPGCSGRCACNTDVNCDPSKVGPFNAAQAPCRYHKVIAEFTANGSSSEPSSGHSASPLEVRRIFTLGLPFAFNHAGQILFGPADGYLYVMMGDGGRGGDPFNFSQNKQSLLGKILRLDIDNLPRADEIGGLNLWGNYSVPRDNPSSEEKDLQPEIWALGLRNPWRCSFDSQRPLYFICSDTGQDHYEEVDIITKGGNYGWSVYEGPFLYNPEQSSGGSAPANSVQPIFPVLGYNHSDINKKEGSAAISGGYFYRSSIDPCMFGSYLYADLYGSALWAAAEIPEESGNFTTTRIPFSCAPDSPIHCNSIAGTSLPDLGYVYSFGEDNRKDIFILASSGVYRVVRPSRCNYTCSKENVTAVILPSPPAPSGGNQLTNSQWVLFLSLSFLGIML comes from the exons ATGAAAGATTGTGTTGCTCTCCTCCTTTTGATTTATCACTTCCTTCTACTTCATTACCCTTCATCTTCACTTCCTTTATGCACCGATTTAa GGGCACCTCTCATTCGAAAGACACCTCTGGTCTTTTGTCCTTACAATGGAAGTGTGTGCTGCGACTCATCCAAAGACCTGCAGCTGCAGAAGCAATTTCATGCAATGGATATATCTCATCCTGGCTGTGCTGCTCTTATGAAATCAATACTCTGTGCA ACGTGTGATCAGTTCTCAGCTCAGCTATTTAAGGTTGAGTCGGGACCTCGAGCAGTTCCTGTTCTTTGCAACTCCCCTCTATTGGCGAACTCATCACTGTCAAACAAGGCAGCAAGTGGCTATTGCTCAACTGTCTGGGATGCATGCCAAAATGTATCTATATTGAAATCCCCTTTTGCCCCTTCACTACAAG GTGGAGGTGGGGTACCTGCAGTCGATTCTAGTTCTTCCAAGCTAAACGAACTCTGGCAGTCAAAAAGTGTTTTCTGTGATACATTTGGTGGTTCTGATCGTTATGGATCAATATGTTTCGATGGTGAACCAGTTTCACTTCAAAAGACTGAAACTGAACTGCTTCCGCCAAAGGGCATGTGCCTCGAGAAAATTGGCAATGGGTCTTATCTCAACATGGTTGCACATCCTGATGGGTCTAACCGGGCTTTCTTCTCTGAAAAATCAGGCAAAATTTGGTTGGCCACCATTCCAGATCAGCAAAGTTCAGGAGGTTCTTTGGAACTTGATGGGTCCAGTCCATTTTTAGATTTGACCGATAGAGTCTTCTCTGACAGTAGCTTTGGGATGATGGGCATGGCTTTTCATCCCAACTTCGCCAATAATGGTCGTTTTTTTGCTTCCTTCAACTGTGATAAGGTCAAGACCCCAGGATGTTCTGGAAGGTGTGCTTGTAATACAGATGTAAACTGTGATCCTTCAAAGGTAGGTCCTTTTAATGCTGCTCAGGCGCCGTGCCGGTATCATAAAGTTATTGCAGAGTTCACTGCTAATGGGAGCTCCTCAGAACCTTCCTCG GGACACAGTGCCAGCCCATTGGAGGTGAGAAGGATTTTTACACTAGGCCTTCCATTCGCCTTCAATCACGCCGGCCAGATTCTATTTGGACCTGCAGATGGATATTTATATGTTATGATGGGAGATGGAGGAAGAGGAGGTGACCCTTTTAATTTTTCCCAGAACAAGCAATCCTTGCTTGGAAAGATTCTAAGGCTTGACATTGATAACTTACCAA GGGCAGATGAAATAGGTGGCCTCAATCTGTGGGGAAACTATTCTGTTCCTCGAGACAATCCTTCTTCTGAAGAGAAGGACTTGCAGCCTGAAATCTGGGCTCTAGGGTTAAGAAATCCTTGGCGCTGTAGCTTTGACTCACAAAGACCTCTGTACTTCATCTGTTCAGATACTGGACAG GATCATTATGAAGAGGTAGATATAATCACCAAGGGTGGGAACTACGGGTGGAGTGTTTATGAAGGCCCCTTTCTCTACAACCCTGAGCAGTCTTCTGGAGGAAGTGCTCCTGCTAATTCTGTCCAACCAATCTTTCCTGTGTTGGGTTACAACCACTCAGATATAAACAAGAAGGAAGGGTCTGCAGCAATATCTGGCGGGTATTTTTATCGTTCCTCGATTGATCCATGCATGTTTGGAAG TTACCTGTATGCAGATTTGTACGGCAGTGCTCTTTGGGCAGCTGCTGAAATCCCTGAAGAGAGTGGAAATTTCACTACCACTAGGATTCCTTTCAGTTGTGCTCCTGACTCTCCAATCCATTGCAACTCCATAGCAGGAACTTCTCTACCAGATTTGGGTTACGTATACTCGTTTGGGGAGGATAACAGGAAAGATATTTTCATTTTAGCCAGCAGTGGTGTGTACAGGGTAGTTCGTCCAAGTCGCTGCAACTACACTTGCTCGAAGGAAAATGTCACTGCTGTTATCTTACCGAGTCCTCCTGCTCCTTCGGGTGGAAACCAGTTGACTAACTCGCAATGGGtgctctttctttctctctcttttctaggCATTATGTTGTAA